The Vulgatibacter sp. genome window below encodes:
- a CDS encoding PEGA domain-containing protein: MNLPVLLSALLVATGAPAAAPPEEAPPVPAAVDVKAPSTLWLVQPLYPGQAALVTRTEEALSRLFAEAAAGTEIVGSAQLAKEKADRRVVIDCLFGDAACADPVASLVRAFGLQRVVLIKAGQDDRGYRFRVASFTPGSFDNAAAESANAALEKALLGALIKVAPLASSLELRTDPPGARVLVDGEPVGVTPLSTQLLPGERTIRIELASHHPVEWVEQVPVRGALSLERKLAQLPAKLVVSSAGATILVDGREAGSGQAEVGVAPGQHRVQLVRDGYEPWETTVTLEAGEELRIDRDLQATGWTSFTDALSREQEAIYGRGSYYTVSYDRFTLTDDRLAAKHIGIGDTETDAASGRTGLWGISAEYGSLGRHFGLMVAGASYFASADAFTLGIANPDALAPATVRSQIQGGALRLLHPQLRVALWRFVLGAQGGFVGRLAHVETVEGAGYKKGFLLADLGLDLQGALQFYLVDGLYLQGAYRHSFTLAGSTDGTQEFRGGLGYAF; the protein is encoded by the coding sequence ATGAACCTACCCGTCCTGCTCTCGGCGCTCCTCGTCGCCACCGGCGCTCCCGCCGCCGCTCCACCGGAAGAGGCCCCGCCGGTGCCCGCCGCTGTCGACGTGAAGGCGCCGAGCACCCTGTGGCTCGTGCAGCCCCTCTATCCGGGACAGGCGGCGCTGGTGACCCGCACCGAGGAGGCGCTCTCCCGCCTCTTCGCCGAGGCCGCCGCCGGCACCGAGATCGTCGGGAGCGCGCAGCTGGCGAAGGAGAAGGCCGATCGCCGGGTGGTGATCGACTGCCTCTTCGGCGACGCAGCCTGCGCCGATCCGGTCGCTTCGCTGGTGCGGGCCTTCGGCCTGCAGCGCGTGGTGCTGATCAAGGCGGGGCAGGACGATCGCGGCTACCGCTTCCGCGTCGCCTCCTTCACGCCCGGCAGCTTCGACAACGCCGCCGCGGAGAGCGCGAACGCCGCGCTGGAGAAGGCGCTCCTCGGCGCGCTGATCAAGGTGGCACCCCTCGCCTCCAGCCTCGAGCTGCGGACCGATCCGCCCGGCGCCAGGGTGCTCGTGGACGGCGAGCCGGTGGGCGTGACGCCGCTCTCGACCCAGCTCCTTCCCGGCGAGCGGACGATCCGGATCGAGCTCGCCTCCCACCACCCGGTGGAGTGGGTGGAGCAGGTGCCGGTGCGCGGCGCGCTCTCCCTCGAGCGCAAGCTCGCGCAGCTGCCAGCGAAGCTCGTCGTCTCCTCGGCAGGCGCCACCATCCTCGTCGACGGAAGGGAAGCGGGGAGCGGGCAGGCGGAGGTGGGCGTCGCCCCAGGGCAGCACCGGGTGCAGCTCGTCCGCGACGGCTACGAGCCCTGGGAGACCACGGTGACGCTCGAGGCCGGCGAGGAGCTGCGGATCGATCGGGACCTGCAGGCCACCGGCTGGACCAGCTTCACCGACGCGCTCTCCCGGGAACAGGAGGCGATCTACGGGCGCGGCAGCTACTACACCGTCAGCTACGATCGCTTCACGCTCACCGACGATCGCCTCGCTGCCAAGCACATCGGCATCGGCGACACCGAGACCGACGCAGCCAGCGGCAGGACCGGCCTCTGGGGGATCTCGGCGGAGTACGGCAGCCTCGGCCGCCACTTCGGCCTGATGGTCGCAGGCGCCTCCTATTTCGCCTCGGCGGACGCCTTCACCCTCGGGATTGCCAACCCCGACGCCCTCGCGCCCGCCACGGTCCGCTCGCAGATCCAGGGCGGCGCGCTGCGGCTGCTCCACCCGCAGCTCCGGGTGGCGCTGTGGCGCTTCGTGCTCGGCGCGCAGGGCGGCTTCGTGGGCAGGCTCGCCCACGTCGAGACGGTGGAGGGCGCCGGCTACAAGAAGGGCTTCCTCCTCGCCGATCTCGGTCTCGATCTGCAGGGCGCCCTGCAATTCTACCTGGTGGACGGCCTCTACCTGCAGGGCGCCTACCGCCACTCCTTCACCCTCGCCGGCAGCACCGACGGCACGCAGGAATTCCGCGGAGGCCTGGGATATGCGTTCTGA
- a CDS encoding serine/threonine-protein kinase, whose product MTPATVCHRCGAAYEGSACLLCGDTLLLQGDPLVGRVIAGRYRVIRKLGQGGMGAVYLAEQVGLGHKVALKFLNAQLHGRADLAQRFLNEARSYARLAHPHAITFHEFGQDESGNLYISMEYVEGPDLKTLLDRQGRLAPAEAVEIVLQVADALEHAHGSGVIHRDLKPDNVIVRQGLRGPHAKVLDFGIAKLLGEGGSLTVEGSIAGTPQYMPPEQIRGEPVDARADVYVLGVVLYELLTGANPFVAASIPEMLRRQAQEPLPRIETLLPDFRVPALDEAIRRATEKDREARFPSMAAFASALEVVTQTSAWGAAVARIGGAGAAAPRPDPGGTWVRGPGAQVQFPSEPVRSGTALGVAPLPSVALELPQTEVPPPRRQQRRGGGLLLGAAALVLGGAGGAFAMGLLPLPFATSAPAVAAEPSPAPAPAPAAVAAAPAPTQAAAAPEGPAPAQRLREELLAREIWLKGNAEFLAGNLGSAREILATVPDDPGVAAKVAMLRQRIDAVEAQLESARSLAARGDCLGAIAAYDRILRDHPHFREAAAGRARCQRMLPPSLAE is encoded by the coding sequence ATGACCCCAGCCACCGTCTGCCACCGCTGCGGCGCCGCCTACGAGGGCAGCGCCTGCCTGCTCTGCGGCGACACGCTCCTGCTCCAGGGCGATCCGCTCGTCGGCAGGGTGATCGCCGGACGCTACCGGGTGATCCGCAAGCTGGGGCAGGGCGGCATGGGCGCAGTCTACCTCGCGGAGCAGGTGGGGCTGGGCCACAAGGTCGCGCTCAAGTTCCTCAACGCACAGCTGCACGGCAGGGCCGACCTCGCCCAGCGCTTCCTCAACGAGGCGCGGAGCTACGCGCGGCTCGCCCACCCCCACGCGATCACCTTCCACGAATTCGGGCAGGACGAGTCGGGGAACCTCTACATCTCGATGGAGTACGTGGAGGGGCCGGATCTCAAGACCCTCCTCGACAGGCAGGGCCGCCTTGCGCCGGCGGAGGCGGTGGAGATCGTGCTCCAGGTCGCCGACGCGCTCGAGCACGCCCACGGCAGCGGCGTGATCCACCGGGATCTGAAGCCCGACAACGTGATCGTACGGCAGGGGCTGCGGGGCCCCCACGCCAAGGTCCTCGACTTCGGGATCGCCAAGCTCCTCGGCGAGGGCGGCAGCCTCACCGTCGAGGGGAGCATCGCCGGCACGCCGCAATACATGCCGCCCGAGCAGATCCGCGGCGAACCGGTCGACGCCAGGGCCGACGTCTACGTCCTCGGCGTGGTCCTCTACGAGCTCCTCACCGGCGCCAACCCCTTCGTCGCCGCGAGCATCCCCGAGATGCTGCGGCGACAGGCACAGGAGCCGCTGCCGCGGATCGAGACGCTGCTGCCGGACTTCCGCGTCCCCGCCCTCGACGAGGCGATCCGCCGGGCGACCGAGAAGGATCGCGAGGCGCGCTTCCCCTCGATGGCCGCCTTCGCCAGCGCGCTGGAGGTGGTCACCCAGACCTCGGCCTGGGGCGCCGCGGTGGCGCGGATCGGCGGCGCCGGTGCTGCTGCGCCGCGGCCCGACCCCGGCGGTACCTGGGTCCGCGGACCCGGTGCGCAGGTGCAGTTCCCGAGCGAGCCGGTGCGGAGCGGCACCGCGCTCGGCGTGGCGCCGCTGCCTTCGGTGGCGCTGGAGCTGCCGCAGACCGAGGTCCCCCCGCCACGGCGGCAGCAGCGGCGCGGCGGCGGGCTTTTGCTCGGCGCTGCAGCGCTGGTGCTCGGCGGCGCCGGTGGCGCCTTCGCCATGGGCCTCTTGCCGCTGCCCTTCGCCACCTCGGCGCCTGCGGTGGCCGCCGAGCCGTCGCCGGCCCCTGCGCCTGCGCCTGCAGCGGTGGCAGCGGCACCCGCGCCTACGCAAGCTGCAGCAGCACCGGAGGGGCCAGCCCCGGCGCAGCGCCTCCGCGAGGAGCTCCTCGCCAGGGAGATCTGGCTCAAGGGCAACGCCGAGTTCCTCGCCGGCAACCTCGGCAGCGCCCGGGAGATCCTCGCCACCGTCCCCGACGATCCCGGCGTGGCCGCGAAGGTGGCGATGCTCCGGCAGCGGATCGACGCGGTGGAGGCGCAGCTCGAGAGCGCGCGATCCCTCGCCGCCAGGGGCGACTGCCTCGGCGCCATCGCCGCCTACGACCGGATCCTCCGCGACCACCCCCACTTCCGCGAGGCAGCAGCGGGCAGGGCGCGTTGCCAGCGGATGCTGCCCCCCAGCCTCGCCGAATAG
- a CDS encoding alpha/beta hydrolase family protein: MNEAHWADRLYGALRAGPRLFAGGWGRVEEEAEKLRGLLASGPVPLEVALGPVQRLGGCTLRHGTFHAPDPALPREVRAGAFELLLPAEDAPVCLHLAATGEVGSGRRRRIALPLAARGIGALILENPWYGPRRPAGQEGCDLGTVAEQLAMNGATIAEALSLLAWLRARGHRKLGVTGYSMGGSMAAYVGALSPGPLAIVPGAAGISPAPIFTEGLLSRQIAWDALGPAARDRLHALLDSIALQHLGPPAPGSAAILVAAARDGYVDRATVERLHAHWPGSELRWLAGEGHVTALVLRASRIGAAIRDAFAALS, from the coding sequence ATGAACGAGGCCCATTGGGCCGACCGGCTCTACGGCGCCCTGCGCGCGGGGCCGCGCCTCTTTGCCGGCGGCTGGGGCAGGGTGGAGGAGGAAGCGGAGAAGCTGCGGGGCCTCCTCGCCAGCGGCCCCGTGCCCCTCGAGGTGGCGCTCGGCCCGGTGCAGCGCCTGGGCGGCTGCACGCTCCGGCACGGCACCTTCCACGCACCCGATCCGGCGCTGCCGCGGGAGGTGCGCGCCGGCGCCTTCGAGCTCCTGTTGCCGGCGGAAGATGCGCCGGTCTGCCTCCACCTCGCCGCCACCGGCGAGGTGGGATCGGGCAGGCGCCGTCGGATCGCGCTGCCTCTCGCCGCCCGGGGCATCGGCGCGCTGATCCTCGAGAACCCCTGGTACGGCCCGCGCCGGCCTGCGGGACAGGAGGGCTGCGACCTGGGCACCGTCGCCGAGCAGCTGGCGATGAACGGCGCCACCATCGCCGAGGCGCTCTCGCTCCTCGCCTGGCTCCGGGCGCGCGGCCACCGGAAGCTCGGCGTCACCGGCTACAGCATGGGGGGATCGATGGCGGCCTACGTGGGGGCGCTCTCGCCCGGGCCGCTCGCGATCGTCCCCGGCGCCGCGGGGATCTCGCCGGCGCCGATCTTCACCGAGGGGCTGCTCTCCCGGCAGATCGCGTGGGACGCCCTCGGCCCCGCTGCGAGGGATCGCCTCCACGCGCTCCTCGACTCGATCGCGCTGCAGCACCTGGGGCCACCTGCGCCGGGGAGCGCCGCGATCCTCGTCGCCGCTGCGCGGGACGGCTACGTCGATCGCGCCACGGTCGAGCGCCTGCACGCCCACTGGCCGGGGTCGGAGCTGCGCTGGCTCGCGGGCGAAGGCCACGTCACGGCGCTGGTGCTGCGGGCGTCGCGGATCGGCGCCGCGATCCGCGACGCCTTCGCGGCGCTCTCGTAG
- a CDS encoding group II truncated hemoglobin — protein MSAWQPAAGETPFEILGGAETIRVLVERFYDAMERDEPALAALHKQDEPGKVSRESRDKFASFLCFWLGGPRTYLETRGHPMLRARHAPFVVDEAMRDAWLRSMITAMDEVGIAGEVRTFLDGRFAHVADFLRNVEG, from the coding sequence ATGAGCGCATGGCAGCCTGCAGCAGGTGAGACCCCTTTCGAGATCCTCGGCGGCGCGGAGACGATCCGCGTGCTGGTGGAGCGCTTCTACGACGCGATGGAGCGCGACGAACCCGCCCTCGCCGCCCTCCACAAGCAGGACGAACCGGGCAAGGTGAGCCGGGAGAGCCGCGACAAATTCGCGAGCTTCCTCTGCTTCTGGCTCGGTGGGCCCCGCACCTACCTCGAGACGCGGGGGCATCCGATGCTGCGTGCGCGCCACGCGCCCTTCGTCGTGGACGAGGCGATGCGCGACGCCTGGCTGCGCAGCATGATCACCGCGATGGACGAGGTGGGGATCGCCGGCGAGGTCCGCACCTTCCTAGACGGGCGCTTCGCCCACGTCGCCGATTTCCTGCGGAACGTCGAGGGCTGA
- a CDS encoding thiolase family protein: MAGRVVIASAVRTPFTRAHKGELKDTRPDTLAAIAMKEAIARVPGLKPADVEDVVLGCAMPEAEQGMNVARIATLLAGMPDSVPAMTINRFCSSGTQAIATIANAIRAGQIQIGIAGGTESMSMVPMGGHKPSANPELMERWPEVYISMGATAENVAARYGVPRDEQDRFAAESQRRAAEARAKGRFVEEIVPVTTTVYDDEGKGRTITVTEDTIIRAETTLEGLAKLKPAFNPKGSVTAGNASPLTDGAAAMVVMSEEKARELGVKPLGYFVDFVVAGVPPEVMGIGPVPAVRKLLERHELTVDDVDLFELNEAFAAQALYSAKEIGIPREKLNPNGGAIALGHPLGVSGTRLAATALYELKQRGGKRAVVTMCIGGGMGAAALFEAA, from the coding sequence ATGGCAGGACGAGTCGTCATCGCCAGCGCGGTGCGCACCCCCTTCACCCGGGCGCACAAGGGTGAGCTCAAGGACACGCGGCCCGACACCCTGGCGGCGATCGCGATGAAGGAGGCGATCGCGCGGGTGCCGGGGCTCAAGCCCGCCGACGTGGAAGACGTGGTGCTGGGCTGCGCCATGCCCGAGGCGGAGCAGGGGATGAACGTGGCCCGGATCGCCACGCTCCTCGCCGGCATGCCCGACAGCGTGCCGGCGATGACCATCAACCGCTTCTGCTCCTCGGGGACGCAGGCGATCGCCACCATCGCCAACGCGATCCGCGCCGGGCAGATCCAGATCGGCATCGCCGGCGGCACCGAGTCGATGTCGATGGTGCCGATGGGCGGCCACAAGCCCTCCGCCAACCCGGAGCTGATGGAGCGCTGGCCGGAGGTCTACATCTCGATGGGCGCCACCGCCGAGAACGTGGCGGCGCGCTACGGCGTCCCCCGCGACGAGCAGGACCGCTTCGCTGCAGAGAGCCAGCGCCGCGCTGCGGAGGCCCGGGCGAAGGGCCGCTTCGTCGAGGAGATCGTGCCGGTCACCACCACCGTCTACGACGACGAGGGGAAGGGCCGCACGATCACCGTGACCGAGGACACGATCATCCGCGCCGAGACCACGCTCGAGGGGCTCGCCAAACTCAAGCCCGCCTTCAACCCGAAGGGCTCGGTCACCGCCGGCAACGCCTCGCCGCTCACCGACGGCGCCGCGGCGATGGTGGTGATGAGCGAGGAGAAGGCGCGGGAGCTGGGCGTGAAGCCGCTGGGCTATTTCGTCGACTTCGTGGTGGCGGGCGTGCCCCCCGAGGTGATGGGCATCGGCCCGGTGCCAGCGGTGCGCAAACTCCTCGAGCGCCACGAGCTCACGGTCGACGACGTCGACCTCTTCGAACTCAACGAGGCCTTCGCCGCGCAGGCGCTCTACTCGGCGAAGGAGATCGGGATCCCGCGGGAGAAGCTCAACCCCAACGGCGGCGCCATCGCGCTCGGCCACCCCCTCGGCGTCTCCGGCACCAGGCTCGCTGCCACCGCGCTCTACGAGCTGAAGCAGCGGGGTGGCAAGCGGGCCGTGGTCACCATGTGCATCGGTGGCGGCATGGGCGCAGCGGCGCTCTTCGAGGCGGCCTGA
- a CDS encoding tetratricopeptide repeat protein, translated as MRSELRALALVLLLLLLGAAAPASAAPLVGPGVGTADALQADGNRLYNRKQFRDAARVFLQATRAAPEHVPTYLSLARSRLKAKEIPGACYAYRVYVRAAAEGEERSKAQSELELCERQLRAGRGQAEESTRQFVEAKAAFFAALEAGNLVGHGSAGEWLAQLVEAGYLGTDLGEMAGKLAAAATAAADDLHRRALAREALDEATLRRGEAFYELAATFGPAPQGHVARSAFLEGLAELRAAARPALEATDTGPGGGDAAFAAVRAVRNGVEGGSGSYAAAIAQLSAAVEAAPAVADYRFFRALAIWRSGDEAGALAALERDLPDDPRTAVLRAVVAMEAGNAAAEVERVLFSTRYPAGK; from the coding sequence ATGCGTTCTGAGCTTCGGGCACTGGCCCTCGTCCTCCTCCTCCTCCTCCTCGGCGCCGCTGCGCCGGCATCCGCCGCGCCCCTCGTCGGCCCGGGTGTCGGCACCGCCGACGCGCTGCAGGCGGACGGCAACCGCCTCTACAACCGCAAGCAATTCCGCGACGCGGCGCGGGTCTTCCTCCAGGCCACCCGCGCGGCGCCGGAGCACGTGCCCACCTACCTCTCGCTGGCGCGGAGCCGTCTCAAGGCAAAGGAGATCCCCGGCGCCTGCTACGCCTACCGCGTCTACGTCCGCGCCGCCGCGGAGGGCGAGGAGCGCTCCAAGGCGCAGAGCGAGCTCGAGCTCTGCGAGCGGCAGCTCCGCGCGGGCAGGGGGCAGGCCGAGGAGAGCACCCGGCAATTCGTCGAGGCGAAGGCGGCCTTCTTCGCCGCCCTCGAGGCAGGCAACCTCGTGGGCCACGGCAGCGCCGGCGAGTGGCTCGCGCAGCTGGTCGAGGCGGGCTACCTCGGCACCGATCTCGGCGAGATGGCGGGCAAGCTCGCAGCTGCCGCCACCGCCGCCGCGGACGATCTCCACCGGCGCGCCCTCGCCCGCGAGGCGCTGGACGAGGCGACCCTGCGCCGCGGCGAGGCCTTCTACGAGCTGGCGGCGACCTTCGGCCCTGCGCCCCAGGGCCACGTCGCTCGCAGCGCCTTCCTCGAAGGGCTCGCCGAGCTCCGGGCTGCTGCCCGGCCCGCCCTCGAGGCGACCGACACCGGCCCCGGTGGCGGCGATGCCGCCTTCGCCGCGGTGCGAGCGGTGAGGAACGGCGTCGAGGGCGGCAGCGGCTCGTACGCCGCGGCGATCGCGCAGCTCTCCGCTGCGGTGGAGGCGGCACCCGCCGTCGCCGACTATCGCTTCTTCCGGGCGCTGGCGATCTGGCGCAGCGGCGACGAGGCCGGTGCCCTCGCAGCGCTCGAGCGCGATCTCCCCGACGATCCCCGCACCGCGGTGCTCCGGGCCGTCGTCGCCATGGAAGCCGGCAATGCCGCCGCCGAGGTGGAGCGCGTGCTCTTCTCCACCCGCTACCCCGCGGGGAAGTGA
- a CDS encoding 3-hydroxyacyl-CoA dehydrogenase/enoyl-CoA hydratase family protein, whose amino-acid sequence MSLRIRKAAVLGAGVMGSGIAAHLANAGIPALLLDIVPPSPAPGEETSKRSFRNRFAASAVANLRKQKPSPIFSTAALDLIEVGNFDDDIARIAECDWVVEVVKEDLEVKRALFARVEPHLKAGAVISSNTSGMSIEGMLEGRGEAFRRRFLVTHFFNPVRYMKLLELVPGKETDPEVLDAMTRFGEEVLGKGIVYGKDTTNFIANRIGVYAMLRTLGSMGEAGLGVEEVDKIFGPAMGRPKSAVFRTADIVGLDTFVHVAKNCYDTLTHDEARDVFRVPGFVAQMVERRMLGDKTGGGFYKKSRGEGGGKEILALDLQTLEYRPQQKVRFDSLGRAKDREDVRDRVRTVLEGSDQAAHFAKAVILDVLAYASRRIPEIADDLVNVDRAMRWGFGWELGPFETWDAYGVRRGVQEMKEKGLQPAPWVEEMLAAGRESFYAVEGGHDTYWEIRSKRAEAVPENARAFKVEYLRRGNAKIAGNDSASLWDMGDGVALLEFHSKMNSIDDSIIAMMNTALDVAEADFRGLVVGNDGSNFSAGANLMALLMAIGSDEWETVRSMAAGFQAANQRMRYSPIPVVSAPFGLTLGGGAEAAMGANAIQAAAETYMGLVEVGVGLIPGGGGTMMLLRNVYGPFTADKQFDPLQFIAKTFMAIGTAKVATSAEEAQALGFLSRHDGITPNRDFLLSDAKARVIGLAASGFRPPRPTRFRMPGASGRATIDMMLYDMEVNGQISAYDRKIGQVLARVLTGGDTSPGSAISEERMLELELEGFLSLCGEEKSRERMMAMLQTGKPLRN is encoded by the coding sequence ATGAGCCTCCGGATCCGCAAGGCCGCCGTCCTCGGCGCTGGTGTCATGGGCAGCGGCATCGCCGCCCACCTCGCCAACGCGGGGATCCCCGCGCTGCTCCTCGACATCGTCCCGCCGAGCCCAGCGCCGGGCGAGGAGACGAGCAAGCGCTCCTTCCGGAACCGCTTCGCCGCCTCGGCCGTGGCCAACCTGCGCAAGCAGAAGCCCTCGCCGATCTTCTCCACCGCTGCCCTCGATCTCATCGAGGTCGGCAACTTCGACGACGACATCGCCCGCATCGCCGAATGCGATTGGGTGGTCGAGGTGGTGAAGGAGGATCTGGAGGTGAAGCGCGCGCTCTTCGCCCGGGTCGAGCCGCACCTCAAAGCCGGGGCCGTGATCTCCTCCAACACCTCCGGCATGTCGATCGAGGGGATGCTCGAGGGCCGCGGCGAAGCCTTCCGCAGGCGCTTCCTCGTCACCCATTTCTTCAACCCGGTCCGCTACATGAAGCTCCTCGAGCTGGTGCCCGGGAAGGAGACCGACCCCGAGGTCCTCGACGCGATGACCCGCTTCGGCGAGGAGGTCCTCGGCAAGGGAATCGTCTACGGCAAGGACACAACCAACTTCATCGCCAACCGCATCGGCGTCTACGCGATGCTCCGCACCCTGGGCTCGATGGGCGAGGCGGGGCTCGGCGTGGAGGAGGTCGACAAGATCTTCGGCCCGGCGATGGGCCGCCCGAAGAGCGCCGTCTTCCGCACCGCCGACATCGTCGGCCTCGACACCTTCGTCCACGTGGCGAAGAACTGCTACGACACGCTCACCCACGACGAGGCCCGCGACGTCTTCCGGGTGCCCGGCTTCGTGGCGCAGATGGTCGAGCGGCGCATGCTCGGCGACAAGACCGGCGGCGGCTTCTACAAGAAGAGCCGCGGCGAGGGCGGCGGCAAGGAGATCCTCGCCCTCGATCTGCAGACCCTCGAATACCGACCGCAGCAGAAGGTCCGCTTCGACTCGCTCGGCAGGGCGAAGGATCGGGAGGACGTACGCGATCGCGTGCGCACCGTGCTCGAAGGATCCGACCAGGCGGCGCATTTCGCGAAGGCCGTCATCCTCGACGTGCTCGCCTACGCTTCGCGGCGCATCCCCGAGATCGCAGACGATCTGGTCAACGTCGACCGCGCCATGCGCTGGGGCTTCGGCTGGGAGCTCGGCCCCTTCGAGACGTGGGACGCATACGGCGTGCGCAGGGGCGTGCAGGAGATGAAGGAGAAGGGGCTGCAGCCGGCGCCGTGGGTGGAGGAGATGCTCGCCGCAGGTCGCGAGAGCTTCTACGCGGTGGAGGGCGGCCACGACACCTACTGGGAGATCCGCTCGAAGCGGGCGGAAGCGGTGCCCGAGAATGCGCGCGCCTTCAAGGTCGAGTACCTGCGCCGCGGCAACGCGAAGATCGCCGGCAACGACTCCGCCTCCCTCTGGGACATGGGCGACGGCGTGGCCCTCCTCGAGTTCCACTCGAAGATGAACTCGATCGACGACTCGATCATCGCGATGATGAACACCGCCCTCGACGTCGCCGAGGCCGACTTCCGCGGCCTCGTCGTCGGCAACGACGGCAGCAATTTCTCCGCTGGCGCCAACCTGATGGCGCTGCTCATGGCCATCGGCTCCGACGAGTGGGAGACCGTGCGGTCGATGGCCGCGGGCTTCCAGGCCGCCAACCAGCGGATGCGCTACAGCCCGATCCCGGTGGTGAGCGCGCCCTTCGGCCTCACCCTCGGCGGCGGCGCCGAGGCGGCGATGGGCGCCAACGCAATCCAGGCTGCGGCGGAGACGTACATGGGGCTGGTGGAGGTCGGCGTCGGCCTCATCCCCGGCGGCGGCGGGACGATGATGCTGCTCCGCAACGTCTACGGGCCCTTTACCGCCGACAAGCAATTCGATCCGCTGCAGTTCATCGCCAAGACGTTCATGGCGATCGGCACCGCGAAGGTGGCGACCTCCGCCGAGGAGGCGCAGGCGCTCGGCTTCCTCTCCCGCCACGACGGCATCACCCCCAACCGGGACTTCCTCCTCTCCGACGCGAAGGCCCGGGTGATCGGCCTCGCCGCTTCGGGCTTCCGCCCGCCGCGGCCGACGAGGTTCCGGATGCCGGGCGCCAGCGGCCGCGCCACCATCGACATGATGCTCTACGACATGGAGGTGAACGGGCAGATCAGCGCCTACGATCGCAAGATCGGCCAGGTGCTGGCCCGGGTCCTCACCGGCGGCGACACCTCCCCCGGCAGCGCGATCAGCGAGGAGCGGATGCTCGAGCTCGAGCTCGAGGGGTTCCTCTCACTCTGCGGCGAGGAGAAGAGCCGCGAGCGGATGATGGCGATGCTCCAGACCGGCAAGCCGCTGCGGAATTGA